Within Paeniglutamicibacter psychrophenolicus, the genomic segment CGAATCCCCGTACCCATTCCGCGGTGCCCAGCAGGTCGTCCTCGAAACGTGAACGGGTCAATTCGCCGGTGTCGATGTTCAGGGCGCATCCCACGATGCTGCGGGCATGGACATCGAGCCCGATATAGGTACGCTCGGACATAGCCGGGACCTCCAACCTTCAATGTGGCACTACCATTCCACAGCGGTTTGGCTGCAAGGCCAAGACCCGAACGCATGGCAAACCACGAAAGCTTGAAGCGGAGGTTTCGGCCTCACTTACATATTGTCTAGAAGCACCATGCCGGTGGCCCGCTTGGGCTGCCGGGACGGGCGGGGCATTTCACCGGGGAATCGGTGAGGGGCCCCGCCCGTTTTTCGTACCCGGCCTCAGTTCCGTTTCTCGATCGTGTCGAGGTCGCGCACGGCAAACCGGAGGTGTTCCCATTCCTCGGACAGGATCACGTGCAGGCAGGAGCGAGTGCTCTGCTCGCGGTCCGGGTTCCACGGGTTGGAATGCTTCTCTTCGAGATCCTCGTCGGTGAGCGTGGCCAAGAACCCGCGCACCATCGCCACGCGCCCGGCCCTGGCCTCGAGCACCTCGGGAAACGAGGGAACGCCGGGGGTGAAGACGGAGGCGTCATAGCCGTACTCCGCAAAGCCGTCATTGGGCTGGCCCAGGTGGTGGAACGGGGCCTCGATGCCTTCGATGGTGAGGCGCAGCCAGATGTCGGTGGCCATGACCAGGTGGCGCAGCGTCTGGGAAAAGGACCATTCCCCGTCCACCGACTCGTCGACCACCCCCGCCGGCAGCGCCGCGACACGGTCCATGGTGGACGCCCAGGCCCGCTCCACCGTCTCCCAGGCGGCGCGCAGGCCCTCGGGGTCCGCGGCTCGCATCGTGGCCCTGCCCGGGAAGCGGCGCAACAGTTCGGCCCGCACGAAGGGCACCACGTCGACGCCGTTGACCATGAGCACTCCCCCGTCCCGCAGCAACCACGGGTCATCGATGTCGGCCCCCTGCATGTTGCCCCCGCGCATCGTCGCATCCGAGAGGTCGCAGCCGTTGAACCAGGACCCATGCAGGTCTGCGTCGTTGAACCGCGATCCGGCCAGGTTGTCGCTCGAGTCGAAGATTGCCATGCTGGTCCTCCCGGGGGCAGCCCGCCACGGCGATGGCCGCCGGGCGGGATGGTGCGAGGCGGCCACTGAGGTGGCCGCGAGCCCACGGTACCACCGGCGTGGCGGTTCCCGGATGCCGACAGCGGCACCGGCTTGCTAGACTTCTCGACCATGCCCCGTTGCCTACGTTCGGAGAGACCTTGCCCATGAACACCGCACGCAACCGGCTCTGGTCGTGGGCGCACGCCGAGCGCGCGGCCCTGTCCCGGGATCTTGCCGGCCTCGAGGATGCCCAGTGGGCAACCGGCTCGCTGTGTGGGCGCTGGAGCGTGGAAGAGGTCGTGGCGCACCTGACCGCGGCGGCGAGCGTTGGCCCGGTCCGCTGGGTCGCCAGCGTGCTGGGTGCCAGGTTCGATTTCGACCTGCACAACGATCGGCGCCTGGCCGAGCACCGCGGCGCAACACCCGCCGAAACGCTGGCACGCTTTCGCTCGATCCAAACCAGTACCACCTCGACGTTTGGGCCGATCGAGGCATGGGTGGGCGAGGTGGTCATCCACGGCCAAGACATCCGCCATCCACTGGGGATCGACCACGACGTCGACGTTGCTGCCGCCACCGCGGTCGCCCGCTTCCTCGCGAAGGGGGACTTCACCGTGCCGAGCAAGACGAACATTGCCGGTTTGCGGCTTGAGGCAACCGACGGCCCGTTCGCCAGCGGTGACGGCCCACTCGTCACGGGAACAACCCTGGCCCTGTTGATGGCCATGGCCGGACGTGGCGCCTATTGCCGGCAGCTCACCGGGGAAGGTGTCGAAACCCTGCGGGAGCGGTGTTCCTGAATCCCGGGCAGCGCCACGGGCAGGCAACGCACACCGATTGGATGGACAACAGGTCAGCCGCCCATCAGCGACACGGGCAGTCTTGGATCCGGCAGCACCGGGAATCTCGCGGCCCGGCGCATGACGACCCAGACGCGTGTGGAAGAATCGCGGGAACACGAGTGACCGGGAAGGGTTGATCCAGCCGTGAACCTTGAGAACGATCCGGAGCGCGCCTCCCGGCTTTGCCGCGAGGCGCAGGCGCGGTTGATGAGCAGTGTGGCAAACCTGGCGGACCCCGAGGTTCGTGCGCCCAGTCGCCTGCCCGGCTGGAGTGTCGGCCACGTGCTGACCCATTTGGCCCGCAACGCCGATGCGCATGCGCGGCGCCTCACGAGTGCCCTGAACGGTCAGGATGTCCCCAAGTACGCCAGCGGCGAGGGCCAGCGCCGGGACGAGATCGAGGACGGGGCCGGAAGACCTGCCGTTCAAATCGTTGCCGACCTCCACACCAGCATGTCGCACCTGGAAGACGTGTTCGCCCGGTCCTCCGCCGCCGGATGGCCCAACGGTGGTTTCCTCGGCGGAGGGCACTACGGTGTTTCGGGCTGCCCCGCGCACCGGCTGCGCGAAGTGGAAATGCACCACGTGGATCTCGGGCTCGGCTATACGCCGCTGGACTGGCCCCGGGAATATGTGGACTGGGATCTCCCGATGCTCCTCTCGACGGCGCCGGACAGGCTGGGCAACCCCGCTGAAAAACGATTGTTCATGGCCTGGCTGGCTGGCCGTGGACCGCTGGATCCCTCCACGAACCTGGAACCGTGGTAGCTGAAGCCCACCCCTGCTAACCGGAGACTGCGCCGGCACTCCCCCGCAATGGGACGCCCATGCCTCGATGGGGCACCGCTGGCGGGCAGCACGACGCCCGGCAACGATTCCTCGTTGCCGGGCGTTTGTCCGGGGTGCCTAGCCCAGGGTGAAGGGTGCCTTGGCCGGCAGCGGGTATGCCTGCCGGAGCTTCTCGACGTCCTCGAACGGCGCTGTCGCGATGGACAGCTTGGTGAAGTCCAGCTTGGCTTCGCGCAGGCAGGTCTTGATGGCCGTCACGGCCTTCTTCGGCTCCGGCGAGAGGATGCGGATGTTCAGCTTGCGCGGGGCGTAGTCCGAGGACTCCACGGTGCCCAGCCCGCGCCAGGCCAGGTGGCCCACCAGGGCCTCCTTCGCGGTGGCTTCCAGGTACTTGTCGCGGTCGGTGCCCTCGGCGGTCTTCAGCGCGTACTGCACGACGACCCAGCCCTGGTCGGCGTCCGTGATGGTCGCGAAGCCGTCCACCTGGCACTGCTCGCTGAAGGCGTCCAACAGCCCCACGGCAGTGGCGTCGTTGACGTCCTTGGCGGTCTCGGTCGTGGACATGTGCCCGACGGTGCCGTGGTTGACCACGAACTGGCCAAGCTCCTCGCCCTCGTAGGTGGAGAACCATGCCTCGCGGAAGTACAGGGTTCCATCTTCGTCGCGGCGGTAGGTGCGAACTATTGACATATGGTGGTGCTCCTTAGCGGGATGGTGTCTGTGAAAATTCGGTGCGGCCACGGGCCAGCCAGCCGGTGGCGGTGCCGTCGAAGGGGGCGTGCCCCTGCCCGACCGCATGCAGCAGCGTCCGTGCCTCGGCCCCGATGCACTGGACCAGCGCCGGCGGGTAGCCCATGGCCGCGGCGTGCTGCGCAAATTCGTCCTCGTCATCGAGGTAGATCCCGCGCGAACGCGAGTCTACGACGTCAAGGTCCATGTCCACGGAGTTCGCTTCCCAGCCGCCGCGGGCCAGCTCGCGCCAGCCGATCTGCGTGGACAGATCGAGGTAGGTGCGGAAATCCTCGTTGCTGTCGTCGTAGAAGGTGCCCAGCCAGTGCCCCGAGGCCGGAACCAGGCACACCGCGTCGGTCTGCGCCCAATGCCCGTGGCCGGGACGCGAGACCAGGGAGCCGGCGGGCTGGTAGATCCAGTGGCCGTGGCCATCCGCGCCGAGGTAGCGCCCGGGAACGACCCAGTGCGGCGCCCCGTTGTACTTCCAGGCGCGGGCCACCACCAGGTCCCCGGGGGCGGCACCGGCCGGGTCCCGGGGCAGGTTCGCGGGAACCGGTGCTGCGGCGCTCACAGCTGGGGAATCTGTCCGGTGGGCATCTCGGCCCCGGGCAGCGGCCGGGCGAAGGGGACCTTGGTGCCCAGCACCTGGGCCAGGGTGTCGTTGGCGATCCGGTCGGCGGTGAGCCCTACCCGCTCCAGGACCTCTCCGCGGGTGCCGTGGGCGAGGAACTCGGTGGGCAGGCCGACCTCGTTCAGGGCCGTGTCGACGCCGGCGGCCCGCATTTCCTGGCGGATCCGGGAGCCCACGCCGCCGGCGCGCACGCCGTCCTCGACGCAGACGACGATGCGGTGGCGGGCGGCCAGGCCGATGATCGAGCGCGGCACCGGCAGCACCCAGCGCGGGTCGACCACGGTGACGGTGATGCCCTGGGCGTTCAGGCGTGCGGCGACGTCCAGGCAGAGTTCGCTCATGGCGCCGACCGAGACGATGAGCACGTCGCGTTCCTCGCCGGCCCCGAGCTTGGCCAGGATGTCGACCCCGTCGTGCAGGCGCTGGATCGCGACGATCTCCGGTCCCACGCTGCCCTTGGAGAAGCGGATGACCGAGGGTGCGTCCTTGATGGCCACTGCCTCGCGCAATTCCTCGCGCAGGCGCACCGCATCGCGCGGTGCGGCCAGGTGGAGGTTGGGGACGATCTGCATCAGCGCCATGTCCCACATGCCGTGGTGGCTGGGGCCGTCCGGTCCGGTGACCCCGGCGCGGTCCAGGACCACCGTGACCCCTGCCTTGTGCAGGGCCACGTCCATGAGCAGCTGGTCGAAGGCGCGGTTCAGGAATGTCGCGTAGACGCAGACCACCGGGTGCAGGCCGCCGAAGGCCAGGCCGGCGGCGGAGGTCATCGCGTGCTGTTCGGCGATGCCGACATCCAGCACGCGCTCGGGGTGGCGTTCGGACATGGTTTTCAGGCCCACCGGCTGCAGCATGGCGCCGGTGATAGCCACGATGTCCTTGCGCTCATCGGCGATGTTGGCGATCTCCTCGCCGAAGACTGAGGTCCAGGAACGGGCCGAGGCCTTGGAGACCGGTTCGCCGGTCTGCGGGTCGATGACCCCCACGGCGTGGAACTGGTCCGCCTCGTCGGCGCGGGCAGGTGCGTAGCCGCGGCCCTTCTCGGTCAGCGCGTGCACGATGACGGGGCCGGCGAACTTCCGTGCCTGCAGCAGCGCCTCGTCGACGGCACCCTGGTTGTGCCCGTCGATGGGGCCGATGTACTTCATGCCCAGGTCCTCGAAGAGGCCCTGGGGGGCCCACCAGTCCTTGATGCCCTTCTTGGTGGCATGCAGGGACTTGTAGGCGAACTGGCCCACGGCGCCCGAGTCCTTCAGGCGGTTCTTGAGCTTGTCCATGGTGTCTTCGTAGGCGGGGTGCGTGCGGAACTGGTCCAGGCGCTGGCGCAGCCCGGCCAGCTGGTCGGCGAGCCCGCCGATGGTCGGGGCGTAGGAGCGGCCGTTGTCGTTGACCACGATGACCACCCGGCGGTCCTTGTCGGCGGCGATGTTGTTGACAGCTTCCCAGGCCATGCCGCCGGTCAGGGCGCCGTCTCCCACCAGGGCGACCACGTAGCGTTCGGCCTCGCCGGTGAGCTTGCGGGCGCGGGAGATCCCGTCGGCCCAGGACAGCGAGGAGGAGGCGTGCGAGGATTCGACGATGTCGTGCACCGATTCGGCGCGTTCCGGGTATCCGGAAAGCCCTCCTTCCTGGCGCAGCGTGGAGAAGTCCTGGCGGCCGGTCAGCAGCTTGTGCACGTAGGACTGGTGCCCGGTGTCGAAGATGATGGAGTCGGTGGGCGAATCGAAGACCCGGTGGATGCCCAGGGTCAGTTCGACCACGCCGAGGTTCGGGCCCAGGTGTCCGCCGGTTCTTGCCACGTTCTTGATCAGGAACGAGCGGATTTCCTTGGCCAGTTGCTGCATTTGGGCCGCGTCCAGGCCACGAAGGTCCCGCGGTTCCTTGATGGTCTGAAGCAATGGCACGGAGGCAGTCCTTTCGAGATGACAAATACCCGTTCAATCTTACCGCTTGCGGGTTGGGACCCGGGTACCATGGCGGTGCACGCCACATTGTCCCGGCCCGCCGCGACGGGTCGTTGGCCGCCGGCGACGTCCTTGCCTGGGATCGCGGGAGCCGTCGCCTGCTGCTCCAACCAATGCAAAGACCCGCTTCCCGTCGTGGGCGCCTCGAAATCCCACGCATCCAGGGCCCGCTTTGTCGGCAACGCCAACGGGAGGCAAGTCGCGGCTTGCCGCCGCAGTGCTGCACCGGGCCGCCGGCGAGGGTGCGCAGGTCCTCTCGACCGGCCTGCTCCCGGCACGCAACGCCGACGAGCCGGCCGCCCCAATCGGCTTCCGGCGGGCCGGCATCGCAGAGACCCCGGATCCGGGCCCAAGCCTCCGGGCCGCCGCATCGTCGCACCGCGCCCGCGCATGGTGTCCGGCACGCAGGTCCTCCAGTCCGATGCAGCGGGCCCCGGTGCGTTCGGCCGGCAACGCACCCGTCCGACCCCTGCCCGTGACGGTGGCACCAATGGGCACAATGCCGGCTCCGGGGTATCCGTGCGACCACCGTACAGCCGGCCCACCGATGGAATTCCCCACCCGGCCACCTGCTACCCGCGCTGGTCCTTGCCGCGCGGCAGGGCGGTGAGCACGTCGTGGTTCAGCTGGGAGATCATGTCCAGCGGGATGCCCGCCGGGCACACCGCTGTGCATTCGCCAATCTGGCTGCACCCACCGAAGCCCTCGGCATCGTGTTGCTCCACCATGGCCAGGGCACGGGCATCGCGTTCGGGCTGCCCCTGCGGCAGCGCTCCCAGGTGGGTGATCTTCGCCCCCAGAAACAGCGAGGCCGACCCGTTCGGGCACGCGGCCACGCAGGCGCCGCATCCGATGCACGCCGCGGCGTCGAAGGCGCGCTCGGCATCCTTCCGGGGCACCGGCACCGAGTGCGCTTCGGGTGCCGCTCCGGTGGGCGCGCTGATGTATCCCCCGGCGGCAACAATCCGGTCCAAGGCACCGCGATCCACCACGAGGTCCTTGAGCACCGGGAACGGTGTGGCCCGCCACGGCTCGACGTCGATGACCTGCCCGTCGGTGAAGTGGCGCAGGTAGAGCTGGCAGGCGGTGGTCAGTGCCTCGGGCCCGTGGGCCAGGCCGTTGATCACCAACGAGCACATCCCGCAGATCCCTTCCCGGCAGTCGTGGTCGAAGGCCACCGGATCCCCGCCGGCGAGCGCCAGCTCCTCATTGAGCACATCGAGCATTTCCAGGAACGACATGTCCGGGGAGATGCCGGCCACCTCGTAGGTGGCCATGGACCCGGCGGCATCGCGGTCGGGCTGGCGCCAAATGCGCAGCGTGATCTTCACTTGTAGCTCCTTGCCTGGACCTTGATGTGCTCGAAACCGAGGTGTTCGCGGTGCAGGATGGGCGGCGCCCCGTCGCCTGTGAATTCCCAGGCGGCCACGTGGGAGTACTCCTCGTCGATGCGCAGCGCCTCGCCCTCGGGGGTCCGGCTTTCGGTGCGAAAGTGGGCGCCGCAGGATTCGCGCCGGTGCAGCGCGTCGATGCACATCAGCTCGGCCAGTTCGAAGAAGTCCGCCACCCGCCCGGCGCGCTCCAGCGACTGGTTCAGTTCCTCGTTGACACCGGTGACCTTCACATCGGCCCAGAAGGCTTCGCGAAGCTCCCGGATCAGTCCGATCGCCTTGGTCAGGCCCTCCTCGTTGCGTTCCATCCCGCAGTACTCCCACAGGATGGAGCCCAGTTCCCGGTGGAAGGAATCCACTGTGCGCGACCCGTTGACGGCCAGCAGCCTCGCCGTGCGTTCCCGCACGGCGGCCTCCGCCTCGAGGACCGCCGGATGGGTGGCGTCGATCCCGGCGGGCAGCGGATTGGTGGCCAGGTAGTCCCCGATGGTGCCGGGTAGCACGAAGTATCCATCGGCGAGCCCCTGCATCAGCGCACTGGCACCGAGCCGGTTGGCGCCGTGGTCGGAGAAGTTTGCCTCCCCGATGACGAACAGCCCGGGGACCGTGCTTTCCAGGTCGTAGTCCACCCACAGCCCGCCCATCGTGTAGTGGATGGCCGGGTAGATGCGCATCGGGGTGGAGTACGGGTCCTCGTCGGTGATTTTTGCGTACATGTCGAACAGGTTCCCGTATTTCTCCTCGATCGTTTCGCGGCCCAGCCGCTTGATCGCATCGGCGAAGTCCAGGTAGACGCCCAGCCCACCGGGGCCCACCCCGCGCCCGGCATCGCATTGCTGCTTGGCAGCGCGGGAGGCCACGTCGCGGGGCACCAGGTTGCCGAAGGCCGGGTAGGTCCGTTCCAGGTAGTAATCGCGTTCGGCCTCCGGGATCAGGGCGGGATCCCTGGTGTCCCCGGCGACCGCAGGAACCCAGATCCGTCCGTCATTGCGCAGCGACTCGCTCATCAGGGTCAGTTTGGACTGGTGTTCCCCACTGACCGGGATGCAGGTCGGGTGGATCTGCGTGTAGCAGGGGTTCGCGAAGTAGGCGCCCTTGCGGTGCGCCCGCCAGGTGGCGCTCACATTGCAGCCCATGGCATTGGTGGAGAGGTAGTACGCGTTGCCGTAGCCACCCGAGGCCAGCACGACCGCATCGGCCAGATGCGTTTCAAAGGCACCGGTGACCATGTCCCGCACCACGACGCCGCGGGCCCTGCCGTCGATGACGACCAGCTCGAGCATCTCGTGGCGGGTGTTCAGCTCGACGGTTCCGGAAGCGACTTGGCGTTCCAACGCTTGGTAGGCGCCCAGCAGCAACTGCTGCCCGGTCTGCCCGCGGGCGTAGAACGTGCGGGAGACCTGCACGCCGCCGAAGGAGCGGGTGTCCAGCAGTCCGCCGTATTCCCGGGCAAACGGAACCCCCTGGGCGACGGCCTGGTCGATGATCGCGGCACTGACCTGGGCCAGGCGGTACACGTTGGATTCGCGCGAGCGGTAGTCACCGCCCTTGACCGTGTCGTAGAACAGCCGCTGGACACTGTCCCCGTCATTGCGGTAGTCCTTCGCGGCGTTGATCCCGCCCTGGGCGGCGATGCTGTGGGCCCGGCGGGCACTGTCCTGGTAGCAGAAGACCTTCAGCTGGTAGCCGGCCTCCCCGAGTGTTGCCGCGGCCGATCCCCCGGCCAGTCCGGTGCCGATGATGATGACCGTACGTTTGCGGCGATTGGCCGGATTCACCAGTTTGGCTTCGAAGCGGCGCTTGTCCCAGCGTTCGGTGATCGGCCCGCCCGGGTCCTTGGTGTCGACCAGCGGGTCTCCGCCGGCGTAGTACCCGTTCATGGCCCCACCCATCCGGCCAGGATGCAGAGCGGCGGGACGAGGAAGCCGATCAGCAGCACGGCGGTGACCAGCACCGCCGCTTGGTTGTACCGGCGCCGGGTTGTCGTCGAGGTGTTTGCGCCCAGGGAGGCCAGCGCGCTGAAGATCCCGTGGCGCAGGTGCAGGCCCAGCGCGGCCAAGGCAACCGCATAGGACAGCACCACCCACCAGATCGAAAACCCGTTGACCATCCGCGTGTAGGGGCTCTCGGAGGCCCCGCCCGGGGCGATCACGTTCACGGTCAGGTGAAGCAAGTGGTAGATGACGAACAGCGCTATGGTGATCCCACCCCAGCGCATCGTAAACGAGGCGTAGCTTCGTTGGACCCCGCGCCGGTTCGCGGTGCTCAGGTAGCGGTATCCGCCCCGCCCGCCGGTCGCCGCCCGCGCGCGGTGCCAGAGCACGAAGGCCGCCAGGATGTGGGCACCGACGCTCAGCAGCAGGATCACCCGCAGGATCCACAGCGCCCCGGCATACGGGAGCAGGGGTTCGAGGATGGTGCGGAGGTAGGCCGAATACCCATCGAAGGCCGCCTGCCCGGAAAAGACCTTCAGGTTTCCGTACATGTGCGCAACCAGGAACAGCACCATAATGATCCCGCCGACGGCCATCAGCCCATGCAGGGCCGTAGAGGATCCGGTGGCCCGACGCCGGGCCGCGGTCACCGCCATCATGCCCGCATGCCGGTTCCCGGGACCCGGACATCGGCCGAGGCTACACCCCGGGACACGCATCGGCGGAAGGCTACAACGCCGTTGTTCATGGCGGACCTCGCAATTCACCTGGATTGCCAAACGGGACCAATGCCCCCAACGTACGTGTTCAACACCGGATGGGCAAGGCGCCGGTACGGGATTCGTCGACAACGTCGTGGGGATTCCCGGAGAGATGCTCGCTGAATCCGCCAGCACCGGGTCCGTTTTCGGCGTGCCCACGGGGTGTCCCGTGCGGCGTCGACCAGTCGGCTCGCGGCCGCACGGTGTTGGATGTGTCGGTCGATGGCGCGCAGTACTTCCAGGGCGGGATTCCAGCGGTTCCCATGCGCCACACATGCGGCCGCCACCTTCAACGTAGGTGCCCGAAGGCCCGGGACCATAGGATGGATCGGTACGATGGGCCTGCTGCCGGGCCCCGACCACCAGTAAAGGACCTGCCACCGTGTCGGATAAGAAACCCAATGTCCTCTTCGTCTGCAACACCAACGGGGGCAAGTCCCAGCTCGCCGCCGCATTGCTGCGCCAGGCCGCGGGTGAGGGCGTGCAGGTGCACTCGGCCGGCCTGGTCCCGGCACACCACATCAACGAGTTGGCCGCAGACGTGGTCGCCGAGCTGGGCGCGGACATGCGTGCCGAGGTCCCCACCGCGCTGACCGAGGAGGCGCTGCGAGCCGCGGACCGGGTCGTCATCGTGGGCGAGGCCCAGGTGCCCGAGCTCGAGGGCGTCACCATGGAGCGTTGGGTTCCCGCCGAGGCTCCGGCCGAGCTGTCCACCGAGCGCGAGCGCATCGAGTTCCTGCGCGACGACATTGCCGCCCGGGTCTCGAACCTGAACAGGGAACTGGGTTCCGCCGCAGCCGGGTAGGCCAGCGCGGGAGGGCCCACCGGCGACCGGTAACGACGCGGTAATGCATCAGGTGGTTCAATGGACCTTGCAGGGACCCTTTCGGGCCCCCTGAAGCCAGGGAATCGACATGCCGCGTGGAATCCTCCTCCACATGGACCGGAACGCCGCCTACCCGCAGCAACACTTGAGCTGGTCGGGCGAACCGCGTACCCGCAGGCCCGGTATCGGCGCCACATTTCCGACCGCCGGCTCCCTGTTGGCGGCCCTGGCAAGAGCAACCGGGCGTACCGATAACAGGACCATGGCATTTGCCGTTCCATCGCGCAGCTTCCCGCAACGGGGCGGGATTCAGGTTCTCTCGCCCCGCAGGCCCTTGTTCCAGGGCATGTACCTGGGCCAGCTTCTCGCCTCATTGGCGGGCCTCTGGAACGGCGGGCGGTTCAGAAGCGGCTGCGGCCGGTTCCTGCTTCCGGCCGCAGCCCTCAAGGCCCCCGCCGGAGGGCCCCGCGCCTTGTTCGCGCGGGAACCTTCTTGCGCATGATTCCAGGCATCCCATCCCCCGCGATTCGAATGGAAGATGGCGCCACCGGGCCGTCGCGTCCGCCGACGCACCCGGGACACCAAGCACTTGCGCGGACACCCCGGTGAATTCCCTTGGCGCGTGCGGCGCGGCATGGGGAATTTCAGAGAACGAAGACCCTGTCATGACCGACACGACCGCACCAGAGAACCAAGACTCCGCCGCCCGCACCGGATACGATCCGGATTTCCTGGCAACCCATATCGAGGCCCCGGCACTCGATGAAAGCATCCGTGACGATGCGGTGCTGTGGGAGGGGGCCGCAACCGTCCCCTATACGCATTTCTCCCTCACCCTGAGCCGTTCGCGGCGATTCGCCCGCTGGGTCGCGTGGAACATCGACGGCGCCAGCATCAAGCGCCTC encodes:
- a CDS encoding DinB family protein, whose amino-acid sequence is MAIFDSSDNLAGSRFNDADLHGSWFNGCDLSDATMRGGNMQGADIDDPWLLRDGGVLMVNGVDVVPFVRAELLRRFPGRATMRAADPEGLRAAWETVERAWASTMDRVAALPAGVVDESVDGEWSFSQTLRHLVMATDIWLRLTIEGIEAPFHHLGQPNDGFAEYGYDASVFTPGVPSFPEVLEARAGRVAMVRGFLATLTDEDLEEKHSNPWNPDREQSTRSCLHVILSEEWEHLRFAVRDLDTIEKRN
- a CDS encoding maleylpyruvate isomerase family mycothiol-dependent enzyme, which gives rise to MNTARNRLWSWAHAERAALSRDLAGLEDAQWATGSLCGRWSVEEVVAHLTAAASVGPVRWVASVLGARFDFDLHNDRRLAEHRGATPAETLARFRSIQTSTTSTFGPIEAWVGEVVIHGQDIRHPLGIDHDVDVAAATAVARFLAKGDFTVPSKTNIAGLRLEATDGPFASGDGPLVTGTTLALLMAMAGRGAYCRQLTGEGVETLRERCS
- a CDS encoding maleylpyruvate isomerase family mycothiol-dependent enzyme yields the protein MNLENDPERASRLCREAQARLMSSVANLADPEVRAPSRLPGWSVGHVLTHLARNADAHARRLTSALNGQDVPKYASGEGQRRDEIEDGAGRPAVQIVADLHTSMSHLEDVFARSSAAGWPNGGFLGGGHYGVSGCPAHRLREVEMHHVDLGLGYTPLDWPREYVDWDLPMLLSTAPDRLGNPAEKRLFMAWLAGRGPLDPSTNLEPW
- a CDS encoding DUF402 domain-containing protein — protein: MSAAAPVPANLPRDPAGAAPGDLVVARAWKYNGAPHWVVPGRYLGADGHGHWIYQPAGSLVSRPGHGHWAQTDAVCLVPASGHWLGTFYDDSNEDFRTYLDLSTQIGWRELARGGWEANSVDMDLDVVDSRSRGIYLDDEDEFAQHAAAMGYPPALVQCIGAEARTLLHAVGQGHAPFDGTATGWLARGRTEFSQTPSR
- the dxs gene encoding 1-deoxy-D-xylulose-5-phosphate synthase, which translates into the protein MPLLQTIKEPRDLRGLDAAQMQQLAKEIRSFLIKNVARTGGHLGPNLGVVELTLGIHRVFDSPTDSIIFDTGHQSYVHKLLTGRQDFSTLRQEGGLSGYPERAESVHDIVESSHASSSLSWADGISRARKLTGEAERYVVALVGDGALTGGMAWEAVNNIAADKDRRVVIVVNDNGRSYAPTIGGLADQLAGLRQRLDQFRTHPAYEDTMDKLKNRLKDSGAVGQFAYKSLHATKKGIKDWWAPQGLFEDLGMKYIGPIDGHNQGAVDEALLQARKFAGPVIVHALTEKGRGYAPARADEADQFHAVGVIDPQTGEPVSKASARSWTSVFGEEIANIADERKDIVAITGAMLQPVGLKTMSERHPERVLDVGIAEQHAMTSAAGLAFGGLHPVVCVYATFLNRAFDQLLMDVALHKAGVTVVLDRAGVTGPDGPSHHGMWDMALMQIVPNLHLAAPRDAVRLREELREAVAIKDAPSVIRFSKGSVGPEIVAIQRLHDGVDILAKLGAGEERDVLIVSVGAMSELCLDVAARLNAQGITVTVVDPRWVLPVPRSIIGLAARHRIVVCVEDGVRAGGVGSRIRQEMRAAGVDTALNEVGLPTEFLAHGTRGEVLERVGLTADRIANDTLAQVLGTKVPFARPLPGAEMPTGQIPQL
- a CDS encoding succinate dehydrogenase/fumarate reductase iron-sulfur subunit, with protein sequence MKITLRIWRQPDRDAAGSMATYEVAGISPDMSFLEMLDVLNEELALAGGDPVAFDHDCREGICGMCSLVINGLAHGPEALTTACQLYLRHFTDGQVIDVEPWRATPFPVLKDLVVDRGALDRIVAAGGYISAPTGAAPEAHSVPVPRKDAERAFDAAACIGCGACVAACPNGSASLFLGAKITHLGALPQGQPERDARALAMVEQHDAEGFGGCSQIGECTAVCPAGIPLDMISQLNHDVLTALPRGKDQRG
- a CDS encoding fumarate reductase/succinate dehydrogenase flavoprotein subunit; amino-acid sequence: MGGAMNGYYAGGDPLVDTKDPGGPITERWDKRRFEAKLVNPANRRKRTVIIIGTGLAGGSAAATLGEAGYQLKVFCYQDSARRAHSIAAQGGINAAKDYRNDGDSVQRLFYDTVKGGDYRSRESNVYRLAQVSAAIIDQAVAQGVPFAREYGGLLDTRSFGGVQVSRTFYARGQTGQQLLLGAYQALERQVASGTVELNTRHEMLELVVIDGRARGVVVRDMVTGAFETHLADAVVLASGGYGNAYYLSTNAMGCNVSATWRAHRKGAYFANPCYTQIHPTCIPVSGEHQSKLTLMSESLRNDGRIWVPAVAGDTRDPALIPEAERDYYLERTYPAFGNLVPRDVASRAAKQQCDAGRGVGPGGLGVYLDFADAIKRLGRETIEEKYGNLFDMYAKITDEDPYSTPMRIYPAIHYTMGGLWVDYDLESTVPGLFVIGEANFSDHGANRLGASALMQGLADGYFVLPGTIGDYLATNPLPAGIDATHPAVLEAEAAVRERTARLLAVNGSRTVDSFHRELGSILWEYCGMERNEEGLTKAIGLIRELREAFWADVKVTGVNEELNQSLERAGRVADFFELAELMCIDALHRRESCGAHFRTESRTPEGEALRIDEEYSHVAAWEFTGDGAPPILHREHLGFEHIKVQARSYK
- a CDS encoding succinate dehydrogenase cytochrome b subunit produces the protein MMAVTAARRRATGSSTALHGLMAVGGIIMVLFLVAHMYGNLKVFSGQAAFDGYSAYLRTILEPLLPYAGALWILRVILLLSVGAHILAAFVLWHRARAATGGRGGYRYLSTANRRGVQRSYASFTMRWGGITIALFVIYHLLHLTVNVIAPGGASESPYTRMVNGFSIWWVVLSYAVALAALGLHLRHGIFSALASLGANTSTTTRRRYNQAAVLVTAVLLIGFLVPPLCILAGWVGP
- a CDS encoding low molecular weight phosphatase family protein, which encodes MSDKKPNVLFVCNTNGGKSQLAAALLRQAAGEGVQVHSAGLVPAHHINELAADVVAELGADMRAEVPTALTEEALRAADRVVIVGEAQVPELEGVTMERWVPAEAPAELSTERERIEFLRDDIAARVSNLNRELGSAAAG